The nucleotide sequence CTGCCCTGCCGGTACGCTGCCCTGAGTGTTCAGTTGGTCGTCGGTGTGCGGTGAACGTCCTGCGGTGATGGGTGTCGTCAACGTCACGCCCGACTCGTTCTCCGACGGCGGCCGCTACCTCGATCCGGACGCCGCGATCGCTCGCGGGTTGGAGCTGGTAGCCGAAGGGGTCGACCTGCTCGACGTCGGCGGAGAGTCGACGCGACCGGGGGCGATACCGGTTGCCGAGGCCCACGAGCGTGCACGGGTCCTTCCGGTTGTTGCCGCGCTCGCGGCGGAGGCGGGAGTACCGGTGAGCATCGACACCACCAAGGCCGCGGTCGCAGTCGCCGCGCTCGAGGCCGGTGCAACGGTCGTCAACGACGTCTCGGCCGGGCTTGCTGATCCAGAGATGCTCCCCGTCGTCGCCGCTATGCGTGCGGGATTCGTCGTGATGCACATGCGCGGCGAACCGCGCACCATGCAGACCGACCCGCGCTACGGCGACGTCGTCGACGACGTGGGCGAGTTCTTGCTCGAGCGGCTCGACGCGGCGCGCGCGGCGGGCATCGATCCCCGCGCATTGTGTGCTGATCCGGGCATCGGCTTCGGCAAAACGGCACAGCACAATCTTGCCCTGCTCGCACGGCTCTCCGAGCTCGTCGAGCGCGTCGACGTTCCTGTGCTCATCGGTACGTCGCGCAAGTCGTTCATCGGTTCGGTGCTCGCCGATTCGCTGCCTGCCGGTGCGCCGCCCGCCGATCGCGACGATGGCACGCTCGCCACCATCGTCTGGGCTCTCGACCACGGCGTCGGGATCGTGCGTGTCCACGCGGTACGCCCCGCGGTCGACGCGGTGCGACTCTGGTCCGAAATGCGCGCGATCGACATGCAGGCGGCCGCATGAAGGGCCGGTGGGCGCAGGGGCTCGAGCCGCGCGCGTTCTGTTGGGTCATCAAGGACCGGCTCGCGGCCTCGGAACGCCCCGGCGGGTTCGCGCGGAACCACCGCAAGGTGCGCCGCCAGGAGGAGTTGATCTGGCTCATCGGTCACGGTTTCACCCACGTGCTCACGATCCTCGACTCGCCCCACAACCTGCACGCCTACGAGGAAGCGGGTGTCCCCCACGCGCACGTGCCCCTCGGTCGTCACGACGAGTGGTCCGACCGGTTGCCCGTGCTCTACGGCACGCTCAACTCGTGGTTGGCGATCCCACGCGAGCGGGTGCTGATCCACCACGAGGAGTTCGGCGATCGGCTGCTCGGCGTTCTCGCCGGTTACCTCCTGTACGCGGGATACGTCACCGAAGGACCGCACGCGGTCGTCGTGATCGAACGCATTACCGGACGGCAGCTCGGGTCGATGGCGCGCGAGGTCGTGGCCGTCACCGTCGAAGAGGGAATCGTCGGGAGTTCGGCCAGCGGTCATCGCGCGCGGAGCTGAGCACACGATGGGCACGATCGTCATCGCAGGGTTGCGTGAGCTGGGTGTGCACGGAGTGCTGCCCGAGGAGCAGACGCGTCCGCAGCCGTTCGAGGTCGACGTCGAGCTCACGGTCGACCTGGAGGCCGCCGGAGAGAGCGACGCACTCGACGACACCGTCGACTACGCGGCAGTGGCGGAAGCGGTGAGCCGAGTTGTCGCGTCGGAGCGCTACCAGCTGCTCGAACGACTCGCGGCACGCATCGCCGAAGTGTGCAGCGTGGACGAGCGCGTCACTTCGGTCGCGGTGACGGTGCGCAAGCTCCATCCGCTGGTGCGCGCGATGGTCGACCACGTGGCCGTGTGCATCGAGCGGTGACCCGGCTCCGTGCCTGAACGGAGAGGGCGGGCATACCTGGGGCTCGGGTCGAACCTGGGTGATCGGCTCGCACACCTCCAGGCCGCGGTCGACGGGCTCGCAGGCACGCCGGGGATCGAGGTGGTCGCGGTGTCGCCCGTCTATGAGACGGCACCGGTGGGCGGCCCGTCACAGGACCACTATCTGAACGCGGTCGTCGCGCTCGGCACCGGGCTCACCCCCCGCGACCTGCTGAACATCGCCCAGCGGCTCGAGGCCGGCGAGCACCGTGTGCGAGCCGAGCGCTGGGGACCGCGCACACTCGACGTCGACGTGCTCCTCGTCGGCGACGAGGTGGTCGACGAGCCCGATCTCGTCGTGCCGCACCCACGCCTGAAGGAACGAGCATTCGTGCTCGTGCCGCTCTCCGATCTCGCCCCCGAGTGGGCCGCGTCGATACCCCCCGACCGAACGACCGGCTGCGCAGATGTGAGGCCGGCAGGGGTACAGTTGCGGCTGCCCGAGTAGTCCGGCACCCCGAGGCGGGGCTGGAACGAAGAGGTCAACGTGCTCGATCACACGCAGCGCGCCTTCGCCCTCGTGGGGCCTGGTCGCGCCGGCACCACGCTCGCGGTCGCGATGACCCTGCGCGGGTGGACTCCGATCGCGATCGCCGGACGCGCGCCCGACGCACCGTCGGTGCTCCGCGCCGCGGAGCTTCTCGGCGCTCCAGCGCGGGATGTCGTCGCGGCCGGCGTCGACGCCGATCTCGTGCTCGTCGCCGTACCCGACGCGGCGATCGCCGAGACCGCCGCCGCGATCGCGCCGGGCTTGCGCTCCGGCGCGCTCGTGCTGCACCTCTCCGGCGCCTGCACCCTCGACGAGCTCCACAAGCTGCGCGTTGCCCGGCCCGACGTCGAGCTCGGCTCGCTCCATCCCCTCCAGTCGTTTCCGTCGGTCGACGCCGGCCTTGCGCGGCTGGCGGGCTCGTGGTGCGCAGTCGACGGCCCGCCCGAGGTCGAGCGGCTCGCGATCTCACTCGGCATGCGACCGTTCCGGGTACGCGACGCCGACCGCGTCGCATACCACGCGGCCGCGACCGTTGCTTCCAACCATCTCGTCGCGCTGCTCGGGCAAGCCACCCGCATCGCGGACGCCGTCGGTGTGCCACCGGCCGCGCTCTTGCCTCTCGTGCGGGCGACGCTCGACAACGTCGAGGCGCTCGGTCCCGAGAGTGCGCTCACCGGGCCTGTCGCTCGGGGTGACGTCGACACCGTGCTGCGTCACCTCGACGCGCTGCCCGACGACGAACGGAGCGCTTATCGCGCGCTCGCGGAGCAAGCGCGCCGGCTTGCCGGCCGTGACGATCCTGCGTTGCGCCACGCGCTCGAGGATGACACGTGATCACGGTCGAGACGAGCGCCGACGTCCGTGCGGTGTGCGACGACGTTCGGGCGCGCGGCGGCACGGTCGGCTTCGTGCCCACCATGGGTTTCTTCCACGAGGGCCACCGTTCGCTGATGCGTACGGCACGCGCGGCACACGACGCGGTCGTGGTGAGCTTGTTCGTGAACCCCACCCAGTTCGCACCCACTGAGGACCTCGACGCGTATCCGCGCGACCTCGACGCAGACACCGCGGTCGCGATCGCGGAAGGCGTCGACGTGCTGTTCGTGCCGAGCGTCGCCGAGATGTACCCAGAAGCTGCGCGGACAAGCGTGCACGTGGCTGATCTCACCGACGGCCTGTGCGGCGCGAGCCGGCCCGGCCACTTCGATGGCGTCACCACCATCGTCGCGAAGCTGTTTTCGATCGTCGGGCCGTGCACCGCCTACTTCGGACGCAAGGATGCGCAGCAGCTCGCGGTTGTCCGCCGCATGGCCACCGACCTCGACCTTCCGGTGCACGTGGTCGGCTGCCCGTTGGTGCGCGAGCCCGACGGGATTGCCATGTCGAGCCGGAACTTGTACCTCTCTTCCGACGATCGCCGACGCGCCGCAGTGCTCATCCGATCGCTCCGCGCCGCTACCGATGCGGTGGTCTCCGGCGAGCGCGATGCTCGCGCCGTGCGCGAGATTCTCGTGGAAACTCTCGCCTCCGAACCGGCGGTTCGTGTCGGCTACGCCGAGCTCGTCGACGCGGCCACGCTGCAGCCGGTCGACCGGATCGAACACGACACCTTGATCGCACTCGCTGCGTTCGTCGGCAAGACTCGTCTCATCGACAACGTCACCATCTCGCTCGACGGCGACACGATTGCCGTCGACGAGGGTGTCGTCACGACAACGAGCCAGAGCCGAGCGCCGAGAGCGGGAAAGTGAGGACGACTGATGCACCGGATCATGATGAAGTCGAAGATCCATCGGGCAACGATCACCGGCGCTGACCTCGACTACGTCGGATCAATCACGCTCGACCCGCGGCTGATGGAGCTCGCCGACCTCATGGAGCACGAGCAGGTGCACGTCCTCGATATCGACAACGGCGCGCGGTTCGAGACCTATGTCATCCGTGGTGGCCCCGGCGACGTCGTCATCAACGGCGCCGCGGCGCGGCTCGTCCACACCGGCGACAAAGTCATCGTTATCAGCTACGCGCACTACAACGAAGCGGAGATCGAGGCCTACGAACCGATCGTCGTGCATGTCGACGAGGAGAACCGGCCGACCGTCCAGTCCGTCCCCCATGTGCGAGACGTTGCGCCGTAACCGAGCGCGCCGGATCAGAGTCATACCTCACCCATGACTGACGTCCTCGTACTCGGCAGCGGCGGAGCGGGTCTGTCCGCCGCGGTGCGGGCCCGCGACGCCGGCCTGTCCGTCACCGTGCTCACGAAGGGCGAGCTCGGCTGGTCGGCCACTCGCTACGCGCAAGGCGGCGTCGCCGCCGCGCTCGTCGAAGACGACGACTCGCCCGAGTTGCACGGCTCCGACACCCTCGCCGCCGGGGGCGGGCTCAACGATCCCGATGCGGTCCGCGTGCTCGCAGCCGAGGGGCCCACTCGTGTCCGCGAGCTCATGGCACTCGGCGCGCGCTTCGACGTGGTCGACGGCTCGCTCGCGCTCGCCCGCGAGGGCGGGCACTCGGTCCCGCGCGTGGTACACGCAGGTGGCGACGCGACCGGCGCCGAGATCGAGCGAGCGCTCGCGGTCGCGGTGCAGGATTCCGGAGCCGAAGTGCTGGAAGGATGGCTCGTCACCGAGCTCCTCGTCGACAACGGCCGCGCCGCGGGCGTGGTCGCGGTCGACGGCCGCGGCACCGAGCACGTGTTGCGGGCGCCGCACACTGTCATCGCAACCGGAGGCGCCGGTCAGTGCTTCGCGGTTACCACCAACCCGCGGCTCTCCACCGGCGACGGTGTGGCAATGGCACTGCGCGCCGGTGTCGCGGTTGCCGACCTCGAGTTCATGCAGTTCCACCCCACTGCGCTGCACCACCCGTCGATGCCGCGCCCGCTCCTCTCGGAGGCGTTGCGCGGCGAGGGTGCGGTCCTGCGCGACGACAAGGGCGAGGCGTTCATGGCGGGCGAGCACCCGCTCGCCGACCTCGCGCCGCGCGACGTCGTCGCACGCGCGATCAGCCGGCGCCTCAACGAGCGTGGGCTCGACCACCTCTGGCTCGATGGCACGCGGATCGTTGGCTTCGAGGCGCGTTTCCCCACGATCTGGCGCGCGTGCGAGATCGTAGGTCTCGACCCGACGCGCGACTGGCTTCCGGTGGCCCCGGCTGCCCACTACCTGTGCGGCGGCGTCTGCACGGATCTCGACGGCGCGACGACGCTTCCCGGGTTGTGGGCGTGCGGTGAGGCTGCGTGCACCGGCGTGCATGGCGCGAACCGGCTCGCCTCGAACTCGCTGCTCGAGAACCTGGTGTTTGCCGCGCGGGTCGTGGAGGCGATCGCGCGTGGGAAGGCGTCTCCCGACTCCACTGGTGTGCTCCGCGGCATCCGCCCCGACCCGCCGGGGTCCCGCGCCGCCTCCGTGCCCGATCTGTCCACTGGTACACCCATGAGTGCACCCATGCGCGACGAGCTCCAACGCGTGATGACCCGCGACGCGGGAGTGGTCCGCAGCGCCGAGAGCCTCGACCGCGCCGCGGCTGCTCTTGCTGCGATGTCGCCTACCGGCATCGAGGAGGCCAATCTCCTCGCGGTGAGCTCTGCTCTGGTGCACGCGGCCGCGGCACGCTGTGAGTCGCGCGGCACGCACACCCGCTCCGACTACCCTGGCACGTCGCCCGAGTACCTGGGCCGCTTCGTCTTTGCCGGCGCAGGTCCCGACTTCGTGCCGCTGTTCGCCGCGGCTGGTCGCACGACATGAGCTCGTTCGCCGCGCCGATCGCCGATGTTCGAGACGCGGTCGCACGCGCGCTCGCCGAGGATCTCGGCCCGCTCGGCGACGTCACTGCGGCACTCGTGCCGCCCGACTCGTGTGCCGTTGCCGACGTCGTCGCGCGCGCACACGGGGTGATCGCCGGAACCGGCTGTGCCAGCGAGGTCTTCGCGCAGCTCGATTCCGAAGTCCGCGTCGAATGGCTGGTCGACGATGGCGGCCTCGCGGGCACCGGGGCCAAGATCGGCCATGTCGCGGGACCCTTGCGGTCGGTGCTCACGGGTGAACGCACCGCGCTGAACTTCCTCTGCCACCTGTCGGGTGTCGCCACTGCCACACACCGCTTCGTGCTCGCCGCCGGTGAACAGACCCGCATTCTCGACACGCGGAAGACGTTGCCCGGCCTGCGCTCGCTCGAGAAGGCGGCGGTGCGTGCCGGTGGAGGGGTGAACCACCGCAGCTCATTGTCCGACTTCGTCCTGCTGAAGGACAATCACCTCGCGGGCATCGGGATCACCGAAGCGGTGCGGCACGCGCACAGCATGTGGTCGGGCCGTGCCGTCGAGGTCGAGTGCGACCGCATCGCCCAGGTCGAAGAAGCGGTCAGTGCCGGAGCGAGCATGGTGTTGCTCGACAACATGGCGCCCGACGAGGTGCGCGAGTGCGTCGCTCTCGTCCGCGCATCGGCCGGCGCAACGGTTTTGGTCGAAGTGTCAGGGGGTGTGACGCTCGAGAACGTGCGTTCCTACGCCGGCGCCGGCGCCGATGCGATTTCGACGAGCGTGATCACGCAGTCGGCGCCTGCGCTGGATATCGCCTTCGACATCGCACCCGACATCGCACCCGACATCGAATTGGGAGGAAGGTAGCTCGCCGTGCTCGTCGCCATCGACTGCGGGAACACACACACGGTGATCGGTCTCTTCTCGGACCGGGAGATCATCGACAACTGGCGGATCGCGACGATCTCGGAACGCACGTCCGACGAGCTCGCGCTCATGTTCCAACAGTTCTTGGCGTTCCACGGCACCGCCGACCAGCCGGTCACGGGCATGGTGATCGGGTCGGGCGTACCGCGGATCACGGCTGCGCTCCGCGAGATGAGCGAGCGGTACTTCGGCTTCCCCGCCCTCGTGCTCGAAGCCGGAGTGCGCACCGGCATGCCGATCCTCTACGACGAACCGCACAACGTCGGCGCCGACCGGATCGCCAACGCGATCGGCGCCTACGACCTCTACGGCGGGCCCACGATCATCGTCGACTTCGGCACCGCGAACACCGTCGACGCCGTGAGCGACAAGGGCGAGTACCTCGGCGGCGCGATCTTTCCCGGCATCGAGATCTCGCTGGACGCGCTGTTCGAGCGCGCGGCGATGCTGCGCCGGGTGGAGCTCGTCTCGCCGAAGAACGTCATCGGCAAGTCGACGATCGAGGCGATCCAGTCCGGCGTGGTCTACGGCTACAGCGGCCAGGTCGACGGACTCGTCGACCGCTTCCAGGCGGAGCTCGGGATGTGCACGGTGGTTGCCACCGGCGGCCTCGCCACGCTGATCAGCCCGCACTCCCGCACGATCCAGCACTACGAGCCCTGGCTCACCCTCCAAGGCCTGCGCATCGTCTACGAGCGCAACAGCTGAGACCTGTGGCTGACGAGACCAAGATCACGTTCACGCTGTCGGGCGACGACGCTGCGAATCGCAACGCGTGGCGCGCGCAGCCCCCTCGAGTTCTGAGTGACGCCGGCTACAAGCTGAAGGACGAGTCGTACGACACGCTCGTCTACGAGGCGAACGTCACGACCACGACCATGAAGATCATGATGTTCGGCTTCGCGAAGACGCTCTACCGTCTCGCGGTCACGTTCCGGCCCGAGGGCGAGGTGAACACCGCGGTCACCATGATCGGCCAGGCGCAGCGGCAGGTGCGCGAGGAGCTCGCTCGCCTCGGATCAGGTCGTTAGAGATCGGCGAGGATCTCGGCCTTCTTCGACTCGAACTCCACCGCGTTGATCAACCCCGCGTCGCGCATCTGCGTGAGCTTCTTCATCCGCTCGGCGGGATCGTTCGCATCGACCGGCGCTGGCGCGCGCGCTGCTCCACCTTCGGCCTGGCCTGCCTCCCTGCCCGCGAGATACGCGCGCCCGGCCGCGTCGGCGGTACCGGCGTAGGTGTTCTGCAAGCCCTGCATGACCGCGTTCATCTCGCCACCGGAGGCGGCGATCGATCCCTTGAGCGCGTCCCACTGCACCGCGACCTGCATCGGGTCGTTGGCGCTGATCTTCACAGGTACTTCCATGCCGGCCGACAGGGCGGCCTTCTGCCGCGCCGACGGGTAGACGTAGGTGACCGTGTAGGGCTCACCGTTTGACGGGTGGATCTCGAGCTCGATCTGCATCGCGAACTTCTCGGTGGCCGACGGGAGCGCGAAGCCGAGCGCGACGGCCTTCGCGGGCGTACCGTTCTCGAGGATCTCGTTCTGGCCGCGGTCGTCGGTGACGGCCTTGATGTCCTGGACCGAGCCCTCCACCGATGGCGTGCCGCCGTGGTAGTCACCGAGCTCCTTCGCGCCCTTGAGCGCGTCCTTCGCATCCTTGAAGAGGCCCATGTCGGTGCTCCCTACTCCGCTTCTCGCGCTACCAGCTGTGGATGATCGCGGCCTGCGTGTTGTCGGGGTCGTACTTCACGACGATCGCCATGCCCTCGGAGATGCCCTCCATCTGGAACGGCAGCATGCCCTGCTCGATCGTGGTCTGGTACGGCTCACCGCCCTCGGGACGGATCGTCACGTCGAACTCGGTCATCGTGGTGCCGCTGAAGTCGGGGGTACCGGCGGCACGGATCGAATGGATCACGCCCGGCGCCTCGACACCCGACGTCGCGATCTTGTTGACCATCTGAGAGTAAGCGGCCATCTTGGCCATGTCCTGCCCGCCCATGCCCGGAGTGTCGGCTCCGGGGAGGCCACCGGTCTGGGCTCCGGCGGTCTGCTGCATCGCTGTGGCTTGCTGCATCGCGTCCGCTGCCTGCTGCTTGGCGCCCTTGACCTTGTCGAACAGTCCCATCGTGGTGCTCCTGACTCTGGGTACCTCGTTCCGCAGCAGGGTACGCACGCTGAGCGCGCGGTTCGAGGGACACACGTCACAACTGCGTGAACGACCCACCGTTACAGTGACCGGCCGTGCGAGTCGCGGAGATCTGGAAACGCTGCCCGCTCGCACTTCGAGACTCCCTCCCGGCGTGGGTCCTGGCCCGCCTCATCGTGGCGGCGAGCCTTGCGGGCGCGAAGTTCATCGTCGACGACTTCCCCCAGCGTGCAATCGGGCATCGCAACGATCTCAGCCTCATCGGTTGGGACGGCGAGTTCTACGAGTTGATCGCACGAGCCGGATATGCGGCCGATGCCGATTCGTACCGGTTCTTCCCGCTGTACCCGCTTGCCAGCAAGGCGCTCAATTTCGTGACACCGGGATCGACGACGGTCGCGCTCGTCCTCTTGGCCAACGTGTGTTCCCTCGGCTTCGTGGTCCTCCTGCATCACCTCGTACAGCGTGAGACCGGCGACGTCGACCTCGCCCGCCGAGCCGCATGGTTCGGGTGCATCGCTCCCGCCGCCTTCGTGATGGTCTGGGGTTACGCGGAACCGACGTTCCTCCTGCTCGCGGTCGCGACCTTTCTCATGCTCCGCACCGATCGCTTCGCCGCCGCCGGGCTGTTCGGTGCACTTGC is from Acidimicrobiia bacterium and encodes:
- the folP gene encoding dihydropteroate synthase — protein: MFSWSSVCGERPAVMGVVNVTPDSFSDGGRYLDPDAAIARGLELVAEGVDLLDVGGESTRPGAIPVAEAHERARVLPVVAALAAEAGVPVSIDTTKAAVAVAALEAGATVVNDVSAGLADPEMLPVVAAMRAGFVVMHMRGEPRTMQTDPRYGDVVDDVGEFLLERLDAARAAGIDPRALCADPGIGFGKTAQHNLALLARLSELVERVDVPVLIGTSRKSFIGSVLADSLPAGAPPADRDDGTLATIVWALDHGVGIVRVHAVRPAVDAVRLWSEMRAIDMQAAA
- the folB gene encoding dihydroneopterin aldolase, coding for MGTIVIAGLRELGVHGVLPEEQTRPQPFEVDVELTVDLEAAGESDALDDTVDYAAVAEAVSRVVASERYQLLERLAARIAEVCSVDERVTSVAVTVRKLHPLVRAMVDHVAVCIER
- the folK gene encoding 2-amino-4-hydroxy-6-hydroxymethyldihydropteridine diphosphokinase → MPERRGRAYLGLGSNLGDRLAHLQAAVDGLAGTPGIEVVAVSPVYETAPVGGPSQDHYLNAVVALGTGLTPRDLLNIAQRLEAGEHRVRAERWGPRTLDVDVLLVGDEVVDEPDLVVPHPRLKERAFVLVPLSDLAPEWAASIPPDRTTGCADVRPAGVQLRLPE
- a CDS encoding DUF2520 domain-containing protein, which encodes MLDHTQRAFALVGPGRAGTTLAVAMTLRGWTPIAIAGRAPDAPSVLRAAELLGAPARDVVAAGVDADLVLVAVPDAAIAETAAAIAPGLRSGALVLHLSGACTLDELHKLRVARPDVELGSLHPLQSFPSVDAGLARLAGSWCAVDGPPEVERLAISLGMRPFRVRDADRVAYHAAATVASNHLVALLGQATRIADAVGVPPAALLPLVRATLDNVEALGPESALTGPVARGDVDTVLRHLDALPDDERSAYRALAEQARRLAGRDDPALRHALEDDT
- the panD gene encoding aspartate 1-decarboxylase — encoded protein: MHRIMMKSKIHRATITGADLDYVGSITLDPRLMELADLMEHEQVHVLDIDNGARFETYVIRGGPGDVVINGAAARLVHTGDKVIVISYAHYNEAEIEAYEPIVVHVDEENRPTVQSVPHVRDVAP
- the nadB gene encoding L-aspartate oxidase codes for the protein MTDVLVLGSGGAGLSAAVRARDAGLSVTVLTKGELGWSATRYAQGGVAAALVEDDDSPELHGSDTLAAGGGLNDPDAVRVLAAEGPTRVRELMALGARFDVVDGSLALAREGGHSVPRVVHAGGDATGAEIERALAVAVQDSGAEVLEGWLVTELLVDNGRAAGVVAVDGRGTEHVLRAPHTVIATGGAGQCFAVTTNPRLSTGDGVAMALRAGVAVADLEFMQFHPTALHHPSMPRPLLSEALRGEGAVLRDDKGEAFMAGEHPLADLAPRDVVARAISRRLNERGLDHLWLDGTRIVGFEARFPTIWRACEIVGLDPTRDWLPVAPAAHYLCGGVCTDLDGATTLPGLWACGEAACTGVHGANRLASNSLLENLVFAARVVEAIARGKASPDSTGVLRGIRPDPPGSRAASVPDLSTGTPMSAPMRDELQRVMTRDAGVVRSAESLDRAAAALAAMSPTGIEEANLLAVSSALVHAAAARCESRGTHTRSDYPGTSPEYLGRFVFAGAGPDFVPLFAAAGRTT
- the nadC gene encoding carboxylating nicotinate-nucleotide diphosphorylase, translated to MSSFAAPIADVRDAVARALAEDLGPLGDVTAALVPPDSCAVADVVARAHGVIAGTGCASEVFAQLDSEVRVEWLVDDGGLAGTGAKIGHVAGPLRSVLTGERTALNFLCHLSGVATATHRFVLAAGEQTRILDTRKTLPGLRSLEKAAVRAGGGVNHRSSLSDFVLLKDNHLAGIGITEAVRHAHSMWSGRAVEVECDRIAQVEEAVSAGASMVLLDNMAPDEVRECVALVRASAGATVLVEVSGGVTLENVRSYAGAGADAISTSVITQSAPALDIAFDIAPDIAPDIELGGR
- a CDS encoding type III pantothenate kinase; this translates as MLVAIDCGNTHTVIGLFSDREIIDNWRIATISERTSDELALMFQQFLAFHGTADQPVTGMVIGSGVPRITAALREMSERYFGFPALVLEAGVRTGMPILYDEPHNVGADRIANAIGAYDLYGGPTIIVDFGTANTVDAVSDKGEYLGGAIFPGIEISLDALFERAAMLRRVELVSPKNVIGKSTIEAIQSGVVYGYSGQVDGLVDRFQAELGMCTVVATGGLATLISPHSRTIQHYEPWLTLQGLRIVYERNS
- a CDS encoding SHOCT domain-containing protein, with amino-acid sequence MGLFKDAKDALKGAKELGDYHGGTPSVEGSVQDIKAVTDDRGQNEILENGTPAKAVALGFALPSATEKFAMQIELEIHPSNGEPYTVTYVYPSARQKAALSAGMEVPVKISANDPMQVAVQWDALKGSIAASGGEMNAVMQGLQNTYAGTADAAGRAYLAGREAGQAEGGAARAPAPVDANDPAERMKKLTQMRDAGLINAVEFESKKAEILADL